The following DNA comes from Gemmatimonadaceae bacterium.
TCGCGCGCGTCGAGTACCTGCGCGCGTTCGCCGGCGGCTACCAGGCCCTGCGCGACCAGGGGATCGAGGCGATCGTCCTCGAGTCGCTGTGCCGCTACCGGATCCCGGTGCGGTTCGACGACGACCTCGTCGTCAACGCGCGGTGCGTCGGCTTCCGCGGCGCCCGCTTCCGGTACGAGTACGCGATCACGCGCGGCGAGGAGCTTGTCGCCGACGGCCACACTGAGCACGCCTGCGTCGACGCGGTCACCTTCCGCCCGACGCGCGTTCCCGAGTGGCTCGCGGACGCGATCCGCGACGCCGAACGCGCAGCCGCCCAAGCAACGGAGAGGAAGCGCTGATGGCACGCGTGATCTGCGACATGTCGGCCTCGCTCGACGGCTACGTCACCGGCCCGAACGACAGCCGCGAGAATCCCTTCGGCGACGGTGCCGGGATGCTGCACGACTGGATGTTCGACGCGGCGACAGACGAGGACCGGGCCCTCCTGCAGGACATGCTCGACGGCGTCGGCGCCATCGTGATGGGTCGCAAGTCATTCGACAAGAACGAGGGCGACGGCGGTTGGGGCGACGGCGGCCCGGTCGGCGATACGCCCTGCTTCGTGGTCACCCACCACGAGCCGGCCAGATCGCATCCGCCGATCTTCACGTTCGTCACCGACGGTGTGGTCAGCGCGATCGAGCGGGCCAAGCAAGTGGCCGGCGACAAGGTCGTCGGCCTGCACGGCGCGACCGTCATGCAGCAGGCACTCCCCCTCGGTCTGGTCGACGAGATCCGTGTGCACGTGATCCCTGTCCTGCTCGGCGGCGGCACGCCTCTGTTCGCGAGCCTGGACTCTGCGATCGGCCTCGAGCGCAGCCGGGTGGTCGTGACTCCGGCCGCCACCCACTTGGAATTCCGGGTGCGACGCTAGCTCTTCGGCATGAAGATCTCGCGCGCGATCACGAGCCGCTGGATCTGCGACGTCCCCTCGTAGATCTGGAACAGCTTCGCGTCGCGCATGAGCTTCTCGACCGGGTACTCGTTGATGTAGCCGTAGCCGCCGAAGACCTGGACGGCGTCGGTCGTGACCTTCATCGCCATGTCCGCCGCGAACCGCTTGGCGAACGAGGAGTAGAGCGTCGCCTTGCGTCCGTAGCCCTGGTCGAGCATCCACGCCGCCTGCCAGCAGAGGAGGCGCGCAGCCTCGATCTCGCTCGCCATGTCGGCGATCATGAAGTTGACGCC
Coding sequences within:
- a CDS encoding thioesterase family protein, coding for MRVRFADTDAQGIAHNAAYLVWFEVARVEYLRAFAGGYQALRDQGIEAIVLESLCRYRIPVRFDDDLVVNARCVGFRGARFRYEYAITRGEELVADGHTEHACVDAVTFRPTRVPEWLADAIRDAERAAAQATERKR
- a CDS encoding dihydrofolate reductase family protein — its product is MARVICDMSASLDGYVTGPNDSRENPFGDGAGMLHDWMFDAATDEDRALLQDMLDGVGAIVMGRKSFDKNEGDGGWGDGGPVGDTPCFVVTHHEPARSHPPIFTFVTDGVVSAIERAKQVAGDKVVGLHGATVMQQALPLGLVDEIRVHVIPVLLGGGTPLFASLDSAIGLERSRVVVTPAATHLEFRVRR